From one Gracilibacillus salinarum genomic stretch:
- a CDS encoding metallophosphoesterase family protein, whose product MGKAIKFIHCADLHLDSPFKGLKNLPEEWLTDIRKSTFKALDRLIEQAIDLEVDFVIMVGDLFDQEQQSMQAHMALRDAFQRLQSYNIHAFVSFGNHDFLSSQTFPRNYPDNVHVFDSENVAEIPFYKNDQLMAKVYGFSYQHRAVLTNKVEEYQKTNDDCFHIATLHGSLGNENTNEHAIYAPFQLSDLKQSGFDYWALGHIHKREILAEDPMVVYPGNIQGRSTKETGAKGCYIVTMADNQTNLEFIPLSPIEFRKMKLNASDWTDITNITEEIAERLQLQQPQEKILTQLTFEQVPEHGEHWFTQGFIDEMIDYLNQTSHQNYVINYKWNKAAKRSQWMQGGRFLEELNDALQETEIDQINQPLWQHIDGRKWLSNLDKEDKQDIEDEAAFLLDQLLHEKEV is encoded by the coding sequence ATGGGGAAAGCAATCAAATTTATCCATTGTGCGGATTTGCATTTAGACAGTCCGTTTAAAGGGTTGAAGAATTTACCGGAGGAATGGTTAACTGACATAAGAAAGAGTACCTTTAAGGCATTAGATCGGCTGATCGAACAGGCAATAGATTTAGAAGTTGACTTTGTCATCATGGTGGGAGATCTTTTTGATCAGGAGCAGCAGAGTATGCAGGCCCACATGGCATTGCGCGATGCTTTTCAACGTCTGCAATCATACAATATTCACGCTTTTGTTTCCTTTGGTAATCATGATTTTCTGAGCAGTCAGACTTTTCCACGCAATTATCCGGACAATGTTCATGTTTTTGACTCAGAAAACGTAGCAGAGATACCTTTTTATAAAAACGATCAATTAATGGCAAAGGTGTATGGCTTCAGTTATCAGCATCGCGCCGTTCTTACCAATAAAGTGGAGGAATATCAGAAAACGAACGATGATTGCTTCCATATCGCAACATTACATGGCAGTTTAGGTAATGAGAACACGAATGAGCATGCAATATACGCTCCCTTTCAATTGTCAGATTTGAAACAGTCAGGGTTTGATTACTGGGCATTAGGCCATATACATAAACGAGAAATACTGGCTGAGGATCCGATGGTTGTTTATCCAGGTAATATTCAAGGCCGATCCACTAAGGAAACAGGTGCTAAAGGGTGTTACATCGTCACGATGGCAGATAATCAGACAAATCTGGAATTTATACCATTGTCACCGATTGAATTTAGAAAAATGAAACTAAATGCTAGTGATTGGACCGACATAACGAACATAACAGAAGAAATAGCAGAACGGCTTCAACTGCAGCAGCCACAGGAAAAAATACTGACCCAGTTGACTTTTGAGCAAGTACCGGAGCATGGTGAGCATTGGTTTACGCAAGGTTTTATCGATGAAATGATTGACTACCTTAATCAAACATCACACCAGAATTACGTCATCAACTATAAGTGGAATAAAGCAGCCAAGCGGTCGCAATGGATGCAAGGTGGCCGTTTCCTGGAAGAGTTAAACGATGCATTGCAAGAAACAGAAATCGACCAAATCAATCAGCCGTTATGGCAACATATTGACGGTCGTAAATGGCTAAGTAATCTGGATAAAGAAGACAAACAGGACATCGAGGATGAGGCAGCATTCTTACTTGATCAATTATTGCATGAAAAGGAGGTGTAG
- a CDS encoding AAA family ATPase codes for MRIEQIEIYGFGKWIDQRFSFNDTAFIEIAGDNEAGKSTLRQFILYVVFGMKAKELERYMPKQGSVIGGRLTIAGLSEQTVTIERIQGKQKNKAVIYGHDGLKMDEEWLVHALQGIDKEQFQSIYAFDAHDLQQVQQIDGDALHDILLAIGMTGSNRIYYAEKNIEKQTAELFKPYGKKPALNQLFQELSVLQQKWDEAKAKEAKYRQHLTEIETSEAKLYQWKQEQNLADEQLGMIEKRLTHYPIISEYYFVTAELHRYDQQVIFPVDGLHRFNEWKASLLPLQSEAQVLQNNIEELKLRISNTTLLPAVELEEIKQGIQLQQELAEIKQHIIEKEKLHVALEKDITNKLTSLQIQIDIPQLQEIELPFYLEEAWSDLGTQLDKLSVEKQYVDSDLASTAKWKQERQQEKARLEQSALSAGQIEQWEQEVQQAEQQETHNKQQKKFQKWQQAYAKQHQTAGIVLIAGILLAAILFFASLVNSSVMVLILSVVQYGAVRIYGKTFRKWLQPEQSHSMNWTQDDIVERKEALNQQKEISELLQKVEKDIQHYQLEQLKLEERIRFIEERVQQVEQKVADHQEDYPFLKQVALPYWTRLYQQLILQKENLQTWNDQQKELQEWKEVQKSKQEALQHLSEKAEDFSRTLANQEEKEQQLREWKTRLEEISSQLEAVEKKQVPYQQEIAHLLAKAGVDTEEAFIEKGEYYAKVQHLIQQSQQTYDRLKVLFTDESITYFAEGSFEDEHVLQQQRAELIKKRDALSNSINEGQSRLSDQKANVALLEQNEDVSVWKHQIALKKEEADSIAKKWSVYQLAWKSLQQAKLSYSQKYMPKVFNQASIYFKQLTLQRYLQILIEDNQRIMVEDKDGYLFSVDELSQATRDQLYIALRFALSQVMSETLAMPFLIDDGFVHFDKKRKKEMLALINQISQDHQVLYFTANATEKASITL; via the coding sequence ATGCGGATTGAACAGATAGAAATCTATGGATTCGGGAAATGGATCGATCAGCGTTTTTCATTTAATGATACTGCTTTTATCGAAATTGCTGGTGATAATGAGGCTGGGAAGTCGACATTGCGTCAATTTATCCTTTATGTAGTATTCGGAATGAAGGCGAAAGAACTGGAACGTTACATGCCTAAGCAAGGATCGGTTATTGGTGGCAGATTAACAATCGCTGGTTTGTCGGAACAAACCGTAACGATAGAACGGATACAGGGAAAGCAAAAAAATAAAGCTGTTATCTATGGTCATGACGGATTGAAAATGGATGAGGAATGGCTGGTCCACGCATTGCAAGGTATAGACAAAGAACAATTTCAGTCAATCTATGCGTTTGATGCCCATGATTTACAACAGGTTCAACAGATTGATGGCGATGCTTTGCATGATATATTGCTCGCGATCGGGATGACCGGATCTAACCGGATCTATTATGCTGAGAAGAATATAGAAAAACAGACGGCAGAGTTGTTTAAACCATACGGTAAAAAGCCAGCTCTTAATCAATTGTTTCAAGAATTATCGGTTCTGCAGCAGAAATGGGATGAGGCAAAAGCAAAAGAAGCAAAATACCGTCAACACTTAACAGAAATAGAAACTAGTGAAGCTAAACTGTACCAATGGAAACAAGAGCAGAACTTAGCCGATGAACAACTTGGGATGATAGAAAAAAGGCTGACTCATTATCCAATCATTTCGGAATATTATTTCGTGACGGCTGAATTACACAGATATGATCAGCAAGTCATATTCCCCGTTGACGGATTACATCGTTTTAACGAGTGGAAAGCATCTCTCTTACCATTGCAGAGTGAGGCGCAAGTTTTACAAAACAACATAGAAGAATTAAAGCTTCGGATAAGCAATACTACTCTTTTGCCAGCGGTTGAATTAGAAGAAATAAAGCAGGGGATACAGCTACAACAAGAACTTGCTGAAATCAAACAACACATCATAGAAAAAGAAAAGCTTCATGTTGCATTGGAGAAAGATATTACGAATAAGCTAACCAGTTTGCAAATACAGATAGACATTCCACAACTACAAGAAATTGAATTGCCATTTTATCTGGAGGAGGCTTGGTCTGATTTAGGTACACAACTAGACAAGCTTTCTGTTGAGAAGCAATATGTCGATTCCGACCTGGCATCAACTGCAAAATGGAAGCAAGAACGTCAGCAGGAAAAGGCAAGGCTGGAGCAATCTGCTCTTTCTGCTGGACAGATTGAGCAATGGGAACAGGAAGTACAACAAGCTGAACAACAGGAAACACACAATAAACAGCAGAAGAAATTTCAGAAATGGCAACAAGCATACGCTAAACAACATCAAACAGCTGGTATTGTGCTAATCGCAGGAATTTTGCTCGCAGCGATCTTGTTTTTCGCTTCATTGGTGAACAGTTCAGTTATGGTATTGATACTTTCGGTTGTGCAATATGGAGCTGTCCGTATTTATGGGAAAACATTTAGGAAATGGCTTCAACCTGAGCAGTCACACAGTATGAACTGGACACAAGACGATATAGTAGAGCGGAAAGAGGCACTTAACCAACAGAAAGAAATCAGTGAACTGCTGCAAAAAGTGGAAAAAGACATTCAGCACTATCAGTTAGAGCAACTAAAACTAGAAGAACGAATTCGTTTCATTGAGGAGAGAGTGCAGCAAGTCGAACAGAAAGTCGCTGACCATCAAGAGGATTATCCATTTCTCAAGCAAGTAGCCTTACCGTATTGGACGAGATTATATCAACAGCTTATCTTGCAAAAGGAAAACCTACAGACATGGAATGATCAGCAAAAAGAGCTTCAAGAATGGAAAGAGGTCCAAAAATCCAAACAAGAGGCATTGCAGCATCTATCTGAAAAAGCGGAGGACTTTTCCCGAACCCTCGCGAATCAGGAGGAGAAAGAGCAACAATTGCGAGAGTGGAAGACAAGGTTGGAAGAAATCTCATCACAGCTCGAAGCTGTAGAGAAAAAACAAGTGCCATACCAGCAAGAAATAGCTCACCTTCTTGCTAAAGCAGGCGTCGACACGGAAGAAGCATTTATCGAAAAAGGGGAATATTATGCAAAAGTGCAACATTTAATACAGCAATCCCAGCAGACTTATGATCGTCTGAAAGTACTGTTCACAGATGAGTCTATCACCTATTTTGCGGAGGGGTCATTTGAGGACGAGCATGTTCTGCAACAACAACGGGCAGAATTAATCAAAAAAAGAGACGCGCTTTCGAATAGTATAAATGAGGGACAATCACGTCTGAGTGATCAAAAAGCAAATGTTGCGCTGTTAGAACAAAATGAAGATGTTTCGGTATGGAAGCATCAAATCGCTTTAAAGAAGGAAGAAGCCGATTCGATAGCGAAGAAATGGTCTGTATACCAGCTTGCATGGAAAAGTTTGCAACAGGCAAAGTTGAGTTATTCTCAAAAGTATATGCCAAAAGTTTTTAATCAGGCTAGTATCTATTTTAAACAACTGACATTACAGCGATACTTGCAAATTTTAATCGAAGACAATCAAAGAATAATGGTAGAGGATAAGGATGGCTATTTGTTTTCGGTCGATGAATTGTCCCAGGCAACCAGGGATCAGTTATATATTGCATTACGCTTTGCATTAAGTCAGGTCATGTCAGAGACGTTAGCAATGCCCTTCTTAATTGATGATGGATTTGTTCATTTTGATAAAAAACGAAAAAAAGAAATGCTGGCGCTCATTAATCAGATAAGTCAAGATCATCAAGTGCTTTACTTCACAGCGAATGCCACGGAAAAAGCGAGTATAACTTTATAG
- a CDS encoding ABC transporter ATP-binding protein: MTLKLENVTKRFGQFTAVDNLSIEIPEKNIFGFLGANGAGKTTTFRMILNLIDQTSGSITWNGETIDYSKSDVIGYLPEERGLYPKLKVRDQLIYLGKLRGMNKKDVLEELTKWLDRLKVPQYLDKKVEELSKGNQQKIQFISAVIHKPKLLILDEPFTGLDPVNVEMLKEAVVELKESGTSIVFSSHRMEHVEELCQHLCMMQHGKPILHGNIREIKRSFGKKNLTVQADFDLSFVEQIPGVVKVKHVHDGVWCQIENEDVSQRVLQEITNKGFVRKFELDEPSLNDIFIEKAGESYE; encoded by the coding sequence ATGACATTAAAATTAGAGAATGTGACGAAGAGGTTCGGACAGTTTACGGCTGTTGATAACCTGTCTATCGAAATTCCGGAGAAGAATATCTTTGGTTTTCTCGGTGCGAATGGGGCCGGCAAAACGACGACCTTTCGAATGATTCTGAATTTGATTGATCAAACTTCAGGGAGCATTACATGGAATGGAGAAACGATTGATTACAGCAAAAGTGACGTAATCGGCTATTTACCGGAGGAGCGAGGTTTATACCCGAAGCTTAAGGTGCGCGACCAGTTAATTTATTTAGGTAAATTACGAGGTATGAACAAGAAGGACGTTCTCGAAGAATTGACGAAATGGTTAGATCGGTTAAAAGTGCCGCAATATCTCGATAAGAAAGTAGAAGAATTATCAAAAGGAAACCAGCAAAAAATTCAATTTATTTCTGCCGTTATACATAAGCCGAAATTGTTGATTTTGGATGAGCCATTTACCGGGTTAGACCCTGTCAATGTCGAAATGTTAAAAGAAGCAGTCGTTGAATTAAAAGAATCCGGTACCTCGATCGTCTTTTCTTCACATCGGATGGAACATGTGGAAGAGCTTTGTCAGCATTTATGTATGATGCAGCATGGTAAACCAATCCTGCACGGAAACATTCGCGAAATTAAGCGTTCATTCGGAAAGAAAAATTTAACCGTTCAAGCGGATTTTGATTTATCATTTGTTGAACAAATACCTGGTGTTGTAAAAGTTAAACATGTACACGACGGTGTTTGGTGCCAGATCGAAAACGAGGATGTCTCGCAGCGTGTGTTACAGGAAATCACCAACAAAGGTTTTGTACGTAAGTTTGAGTTGGATGAACCGAGTCTGAACGACATATTCATTGAGAAAGCAGGTGAGTCTTATGAATAA
- a CDS encoding NERD domain-containing protein, protein MKNDSVQKSYYLMQLEALVHRLKLQNITQQLDAALGKERSGYIGENKLPYYLSLDSEEKILLYGLRIPWHDHFFQIDCLTIYLNKIFIIEVKHMKGKLSLNEADQLVQEVDENMIEVFDHPLIQAQVQQQKLEAVLHMHNLQHPPIYSLVVFTHPKANLQFQHPDMITAQQLPIRLKSLLRSSDSSSYSISHLKKIAVFLTKHHRDRKVNTLEKFGIPPKQVIRGVFCPNCQQVKAKRIHGTWQCPKCGLKDKTMHIHALRDWAYIFGPTITNKQARYFLEINSIHVVRRLMLLLQLQFSGYKKNRCYHLESIMYHSS, encoded by the coding sequence TTGAAAAATGATTCCGTTCAGAAAAGTTACTACCTGATGCAATTGGAAGCTTTAGTACATCGCCTTAAGTTACAGAATATCACGCAACAATTAGACGCTGCCCTTGGTAAAGAGCGGTCAGGTTACATCGGAGAGAACAAACTTCCCTATTACCTTTCTTTAGATTCTGAAGAGAAAATCCTATTATATGGACTTCGCATTCCATGGCATGACCACTTTTTTCAGATCGATTGCCTGACTATTTACTTAAATAAGATATTTATTATAGAAGTGAAACATATGAAGGGGAAACTTTCATTAAACGAGGCTGATCAATTAGTTCAGGAAGTGGATGAGAATATGATCGAAGTATTTGACCATCCGCTGATCCAAGCACAAGTTCAACAGCAAAAACTAGAAGCAGTACTTCATATGCACAACCTCCAGCACCCTCCTATCTATTCTCTTGTTGTCTTCACGCATCCAAAGGCTAATCTCCAATTTCAGCACCCAGATATGATAACGGCTCAACAATTACCAATCCGATTGAAAAGTTTATTACGATCTTCAGATTCTTCATCTTACTCAATTTCACACCTTAAAAAAATTGCAGTCTTTTTAACTAAGCACCACCGCGATCGCAAAGTAAACACACTCGAGAAATTTGGCATTCCTCCTAAACAAGTAATAAGGGGAGTATTTTGTCCAAATTGCCAGCAGGTTAAGGCTAAGCGAATACATGGTACGTGGCAATGCCCAAAATGCGGTTTAAAGGACAAAACCATGCACATTCATGCATTAAGGGATTGGGCTTATATCTTCGGACCCACCATCACCAATAAACAAGCACGTTATTTTTTGGAAATCAATTCGATACATGTGGTAAGAAGATTAATGCTTTTGCTCCAGCTGCAGTTTTCAGGATATAAGAAGAACAGATGTTATCATCTAGAAAGCATCATGTATCACAGCTCGTAA
- a CDS encoding ABC transporter permease: MNKFWTVFGHTYLSKVKSKSFIITTAIFLVFIVAFSNIQSIMEMFNSEDTDRVAVVSEQTELVDVLSERLESDVELESFDGTLDEAKEAVTNEDYTAALVIEETEDGLPGATYYSTDYSNQALQGSLENQLQQIKVEMATNQSGIDPTIIASIYEPVQFENELIATGDGSTDDVKTEEELSGARGLVYVILFLLYFAVITYGNMIAMDIANEKTSRVMEILISSSSPVSQMFAKILGIGLVGLTQIVAFLAVGYIMITQKQDQFAGEFFETFGLSDINIATFVYAIIFFLLGYFLYATLSAMLGSLVSRTEDVQQLMMPVILLIVAAFMISMFGLSSPDSTFVVVSSYIPFFSPMAMFLRVGLLDIAIWEVGLSILILIASIIIFAVIGAKIYRGGVLMYGPSSSLKDFKKALQLSKKD, from the coding sequence ATGAATAAGTTTTGGACCGTATTTGGTCACACCTATTTGTCAAAAGTTAAATCGAAATCATTTATTATCACTACTGCTATTTTTCTTGTATTCATTGTCGCTTTTTCCAATATTCAATCTATCATGGAGATGTTCAACTCAGAGGATACAGATCGTGTAGCGGTTGTATCTGAGCAAACAGAATTGGTGGATGTCCTTTCTGAAAGATTGGAATCTGACGTAGAATTAGAATCGTTCGATGGCACATTAGACGAAGCGAAAGAAGCTGTAACGAATGAAGATTACACAGCTGCGTTAGTAATCGAAGAAACGGAAGATGGATTACCTGGCGCAACTTACTATAGTACAGATTATTCTAACCAAGCCCTGCAAGGTTCATTAGAAAATCAATTACAGCAGATTAAAGTAGAAATGGCTACTAACCAATCAGGCATTGATCCGACGATTATCGCTTCTATCTATGAACCCGTGCAGTTTGAGAATGAGTTAATTGCTACAGGTGATGGAAGTACTGATGATGTAAAAACGGAAGAAGAACTAAGCGGCGCACGTGGTCTGGTATATGTTATCTTATTTTTACTATACTTTGCGGTTATCACCTATGGAAATATGATCGCCATGGATATCGCCAACGAAAAAACGTCGAGAGTGATGGAAATATTAATTTCAAGTTCTTCACCCGTCAGTCAAATGTTTGCAAAGATTCTAGGTATTGGTCTCGTAGGTTTAACGCAAATTGTAGCATTTTTAGCAGTTGGTTATATTATGATTACGCAGAAACAAGATCAATTTGCCGGGGAATTTTTTGAAACCTTTGGCTTATCTGATATTAATATCGCGACTTTTGTGTACGCGATCATCTTTTTCCTATTAGGCTATTTCCTCTACGCTACACTGTCCGCGATGCTTGGTTCATTGGTAAGCAGAACGGAAGATGTGCAGCAATTGATGATGCCTGTTATTTTATTAATTGTAGCAGCCTTCATGATTTCGATGTTTGGCTTAAGTTCACCAGATTCAACGTTTGTAGTTGTTTCATCTTATATTCCATTTTTCTCACCGATGGCCATGTTCTTGCGAGTTGGTTTACTCGATATTGCCATATGGGAAGTGGGACTAAGCATATTAATTTTAATTGCTTCCATCATTATTTTTGCCGTAATTGGAGCAAAAATTTATCGAGGCGGCGTTCTCATGTACGGCCCATCGTCTTCTCTAAAAGACTTCAAAAAAGCATTACAGTTATCTAAAAAAGATTAA
- a CDS encoding GNAT family N-acetyltransferase has protein sequence MTLQLVKPDKNWYSAYQSFYFEWDESKEKMIPWVIAQFPDDIDKLLAFYDDHHSGNIPQNWVPDTTYWLVDEANVIGVVNIRHYLNDFLLESGGHIGYGIRPSERRKGYATIMLQLALKKAKELGIKETLVTCDAENVASKKVILRNGGKAADDYVDNDGNIIHRFWIDA, from the coding sequence ATGACGCTTCAATTAGTCAAACCTGACAAAAACTGGTATTCTGCCTATCAATCATTCTATTTCGAATGGGATGAAAGCAAGGAAAAAATGATACCATGGGTTATTGCGCAATTTCCTGATGATATCGATAAATTGCTAGCATTTTATGATGATCATCATAGCGGAAATATCCCACAGAACTGGGTACCGGACACAACGTATTGGCTCGTTGATGAAGCTAACGTGATCGGAGTGGTAAATATCCGACACTATTTAAATGATTTTTTGCTAGAATCAGGTGGTCACATCGGCTATGGCATTCGTCCAAGTGAACGACGGAAAGGTTATGCGACCATCATGCTTCAATTAGCATTGAAAAAAGCAAAAGAATTAGGTATTAAAGAAACACTCGTTACATGTGATGCTGAAAACGTCGCGTCTAAGAAAGTGATTTTACGCAATGGCGGGAAAGCAGCTGATGATTATGTCGATAATGACGGGAATATTATTCACCGCTTTTGGATTGACGCCTAA